The Xiphias gladius isolate SHS-SW01 ecotype Sanya breed wild chromosome 7, ASM1685928v1, whole genome shotgun sequence genome window below encodes:
- the mmp23bb gene encoding matrix metallopeptidase 23bb yields MGPLKPLMVMVMMMMVMMKVSGSSRAAETLADRLVHGGTRHKRYAINPLGHKWTHHNITYRITKFPNTLNVEDTRKAISIAFTKWSDVSPLTFAEVTDANATADITIGFYTFNHTDCWWSPLHPCFDGLNGELAHAFLPPRGEIHFDNHEFWILGKSRFSWKQGVWLNDLVQVAAHEIGHALGLWHSRDPQALMHPNATYTGQRNIAQDDVWGIQRLYGCLDKKRVCDPWARLGFCERRKTFMKKNCARRCDLCYEPLEAVTTPTPPPANVKIKMVPRGKVVGFRCGTKNSRSPPKVSWYKDGEQILTSIPGYIIMKDRDLRIVANEFNEGVYTCRIHRRGDIVSANSWAIRLKPEQPSNS; encoded by the exons ATGGGCCCCCTTAAGCCgctgatggtgatggtgatgatgatgatggtgatgatgaag gtgtccGGCAGCAGCAGAGCGGCGGAAACCCTCGCTGACCGCCTGGTTCACGGAGGAACCAGACACAAACGTTATGCCATCAACCCTCTGGGCCACAAGTGGACTCACCACAACATCACGTACAG GATCACCAAGTTTCCCAACACTCTGAATGTGGAGGACACCAGGAAGGCCATCAGCATCGCCTTCACCAAGTGGAGCGACGTCTCTCCGCTGACCTTCGCCGAGGTTACCGACGCCAATGCCACCGCTGACATCACCATAG GTTTCTACACCTTTAATCACACCGATTGCTGGTGGTCTCCTCTCCACCCGTGTTTCGACGGTCTGAACGGCGAGCTGGCTCACGCCTTCCTGCCGCCGCGAGGAGAAATCCACTTCGACAACCACGAGTTCTGGATCCTCGGGAAGTCCAGGTTCAGCTGGAAACAAG GAGTGTGGCTGAACGACCTGGTCCAGGTGGCGGCTCACGAGATCGGTCATGCTCTCGGCCTGTGGCACTCCAGAGACCCTCAGGCCCTGATGCATCCCAACGCCACCTACACCGGACAGAGGAACATCGCTCAGGACGACGTTTGGGGCATCCAGAGGCTTTACG GTTGCCTGGATAAGAAGCGAGTCTGTGATCCCTGGGCTCGACTCGGCTTCTGTGAGCGAAGGAAGACCTTCATGAAGAAGAACTGCGCTCGGCGCTGCGACCTCTGCTACG AGCCTCTGGAAGCGGTTACCACGCCAACGCCACCTCCGGCCAATGTCAAGATCAAGATGGTTCCCCGAGGGAAGGTGGTGGGTTTCCGCTGTGGGACCAAAAACTCCCGCTCTCCGCCCAAAGTGAG CTGGTATAAAGACGGCGAGCAGATCCTGACCTCCATCCCCGGTTACATCATCATGAAGGACCGTGACCTTCGCATCGTTGCCAATGAGTTCAACGAAGGTGTTTACACCTGCCGCATCCATCGACGAGGCGACATTGTATCTGCCAACTCCTGGGCCATCCGACTGAAACCAGAGCAGCCGTCCAACAGCTGA
- the ap2m1b gene encoding AP-2 complex subunit mu-B isoform X1, with protein MIGGLFIYNHKGEVLISRVYRDDIGRNAVDAFRVNVIHARQQVRSPVTNIARTSFFHVNRSNIWLAAVTKQNVNAAMVFEFLYKMCDVMTAYFGKISEENVKNNFVLIYELLDEILDFGYPQNSETGALKTFITQQGIKSQHHTKEEQSQITSQVTGQIGWRREGLKYRRNELFLDVLESVNLLMSPQGQVLSAHVSGRVVMKSYLSGMPECKFGMNDKIVIDKQGKGGSSEDASKSGKQSIAIDDCTFHQCVRLSKFDSERSISFIPPDGDYELMRYRTTKDIILPFRVIPLVREVGRTKLEVKVVIKSNFKSSLLAQKIEVRIPTPLNTSGVQLICTKGKAKYKASENAIVWKIKRMAGMKESQISAEIELLPTNDKKKWARPPISMNFEVPFAPSGLKVRYLKVFEPKLNYSDHDVIKWVRYIGRSGIYETRC; from the exons ATGATCGGAGGACTTTTCATCTACAATCATAAGGGGGAGGTGCTGATCTCCAGGGTGTACCGCGATGACATCGG GAGAAATGCAGTGGACGCGTTTCGTGTTAACGTCATACACGCCCGGCAGCAGGTCCGCTCTCCAGTCACCAACATTGCCCGGACCAGCTTCTTCCACGTCAATCGCTCCAACATCTGGCTGGCAGCTGTCACCAAGCAGAACGTCAACGCCGCCATGGTGTTTGAGTTCCTCTACAAGATGTGTGACGTGATGACGGCATACTTCGGCAAAATCAGCGAGGAGAACGTCAAGAACAACTTCGTCCTCATCTACGAGCTGCTCGACG AGATTTTGGACTTTGGTTATCCTCAAAACTCAGAGACCGGAGCTCTGAAAACCTTCATCACTCAGCAGGGCATCAAGAGCCAG CACCAT ACCAAAGAGGAGCAGTCTCAGATTACCAGCCAGGTCACGGGTCAGATCGgttggaggagagagggacTCAAATACAGAAGAAACGAGCTGTTTCTGGACGTGTTGGAGAGCGTCAACCTGCTCATGTCACCACAAG gtcAGGTGCTCAGTGCTCACGTCTCAGGTCGGGTGGTGATGAAGAGTTACCTGAGCGGGATGCCCGAGTGTAAATTTGGGATGAACGACAAGATCGTCATCGACAAGCAGGGTAAAGGAGGAAGCTCTGAGGACGCCAGcaagag TGGTAAACAGTCGATAGCGATTGATGACTGCACCTTCCATCAGTGTGTTCGTCTCAGCAAGTTCGACTCTGAACGCAGCATCAGCTTCATCCCTCCAGACGGAGATTACGAGCTcatgag GTATCGAACCACCAAAGACATCATCCTCCCCTTCAGAGTCATCCCTCTGGTCAGAGAAGTCGGTCGGACCAAACTGGAGGTCAAAGTCGTCATCAAGTCCAACTTCAAGTCCTCGCTGCTGGCGCAGAAGATCGAG GTTCGTATTCCCACCCCTCTGAACACCAGTGGAGTTCAGCTCATCTGTACGAAGGGAAAAGCCAAATATAAAGCCAGTGAGAACGCCATCGTCTGGAA GATCAAGCGCATGGCGGGGATGAAGGAGTCTCAGATCAGCGCAGAGATCGAGCTGCTGCCGACAAACGACAAGAAGAAGTGGGCACGACCTCCGATCTCCATGAACTTTGAG gtgCCATTTGCTCCGTCAGGTCTGAAGGTTCGATACCTGAAGGTCTTTGAGCCAAAGCTGAACTACAGCGATCACGATGTTATTAAATGGGTTCGTTACATCGGACGAAGCGGCATCTACGAGACGCGCTGCTGA
- the ap2m1b gene encoding AP-2 complex subunit mu-B isoform X2: MTSGESRRRNAVDAFRVNVIHARQQVRSPVTNIARTSFFHVNRSNIWLAAVTKQNVNAAMVFEFLYKMCDVMTAYFGKISEENVKNNFVLIYELLDEILDFGYPQNSETGALKTFITQQGIKSQHHTKEEQSQITSQVTGQIGWRREGLKYRRNELFLDVLESVNLLMSPQGQVLSAHVSGRVVMKSYLSGMPECKFGMNDKIVIDKQGKGGSSEDASKSGKQSIAIDDCTFHQCVRLSKFDSERSISFIPPDGDYELMRYRTTKDIILPFRVIPLVREVGRTKLEVKVVIKSNFKSSLLAQKIEVRIPTPLNTSGVQLICTKGKAKYKASENAIVWKIKRMAGMKESQISAEIELLPTNDKKKWARPPISMNFEVPFAPSGLKVRYLKVFEPKLNYSDHDVIKWVRYIGRSGIYETRC; the protein is encoded by the exons ATGACATCGGGTGAGTCCCGCAG GAGAAATGCAGTGGACGCGTTTCGTGTTAACGTCATACACGCCCGGCAGCAGGTCCGCTCTCCAGTCACCAACATTGCCCGGACCAGCTTCTTCCACGTCAATCGCTCCAACATCTGGCTGGCAGCTGTCACCAAGCAGAACGTCAACGCCGCCATGGTGTTTGAGTTCCTCTACAAGATGTGTGACGTGATGACGGCATACTTCGGCAAAATCAGCGAGGAGAACGTCAAGAACAACTTCGTCCTCATCTACGAGCTGCTCGACG AGATTTTGGACTTTGGTTATCCTCAAAACTCAGAGACCGGAGCTCTGAAAACCTTCATCACTCAGCAGGGCATCAAGAGCCAG CACCAT ACCAAAGAGGAGCAGTCTCAGATTACCAGCCAGGTCACGGGTCAGATCGgttggaggagagagggacTCAAATACAGAAGAAACGAGCTGTTTCTGGACGTGTTGGAGAGCGTCAACCTGCTCATGTCACCACAAG gtcAGGTGCTCAGTGCTCACGTCTCAGGTCGGGTGGTGATGAAGAGTTACCTGAGCGGGATGCCCGAGTGTAAATTTGGGATGAACGACAAGATCGTCATCGACAAGCAGGGTAAAGGAGGAAGCTCTGAGGACGCCAGcaagag TGGTAAACAGTCGATAGCGATTGATGACTGCACCTTCCATCAGTGTGTTCGTCTCAGCAAGTTCGACTCTGAACGCAGCATCAGCTTCATCCCTCCAGACGGAGATTACGAGCTcatgag GTATCGAACCACCAAAGACATCATCCTCCCCTTCAGAGTCATCCCTCTGGTCAGAGAAGTCGGTCGGACCAAACTGGAGGTCAAAGTCGTCATCAAGTCCAACTTCAAGTCCTCGCTGCTGGCGCAGAAGATCGAG GTTCGTATTCCCACCCCTCTGAACACCAGTGGAGTTCAGCTCATCTGTACGAAGGGAAAAGCCAAATATAAAGCCAGTGAGAACGCCATCGTCTGGAA GATCAAGCGCATGGCGGGGATGAAGGAGTCTCAGATCAGCGCAGAGATCGAGCTGCTGCCGACAAACGACAAGAAGAAGTGGGCACGACCTCCGATCTCCATGAACTTTGAG gtgCCATTTGCTCCGTCAGGTCTGAAGGTTCGATACCTGAAGGTCTTTGAGCCAAAGCTGAACTACAGCGATCACGATGTTATTAAATGGGTTCGTTACATCGGACGAAGCGGCATCTACGAGACGCGCTGCTGA
- the ap2m1b gene encoding AP-2 complex subunit mu-B isoform X3: MIGGLFIYNHKGEVLISRVYRDDIGRNAVDAFRVNVIHARQQVRSPVTNIARTSFFHVNRSNIWLAAVTKQNVNAAMVFEFLYKMCDVMTAYFGKISEENVKNNFVLIYELLDEILDFGYPQNSETGALKTFITQQGIKSQHHTKEEQSQITSQVTGQIGWRREGLKYRRNELFLDVLESVNLLMSPQGQVLSAHVSGRVVMKSYLSGMPECKFGMNDKIVIDKQGKGGSSEDASKSGKQSIAIDDCTFHQCVRLSKFDSERSISFIPPDGDYELMRYRTTKDIILPFRVIPLVREVGRTKLEVKVVIKSNFKSSLLAQKIEDQAHGGDEGVSDQRRDRAAADKRQEEVGTTSDLHEL; the protein is encoded by the exons ATGATCGGAGGACTTTTCATCTACAATCATAAGGGGGAGGTGCTGATCTCCAGGGTGTACCGCGATGACATCGG GAGAAATGCAGTGGACGCGTTTCGTGTTAACGTCATACACGCCCGGCAGCAGGTCCGCTCTCCAGTCACCAACATTGCCCGGACCAGCTTCTTCCACGTCAATCGCTCCAACATCTGGCTGGCAGCTGTCACCAAGCAGAACGTCAACGCCGCCATGGTGTTTGAGTTCCTCTACAAGATGTGTGACGTGATGACGGCATACTTCGGCAAAATCAGCGAGGAGAACGTCAAGAACAACTTCGTCCTCATCTACGAGCTGCTCGACG AGATTTTGGACTTTGGTTATCCTCAAAACTCAGAGACCGGAGCTCTGAAAACCTTCATCACTCAGCAGGGCATCAAGAGCCAG CACCAT ACCAAAGAGGAGCAGTCTCAGATTACCAGCCAGGTCACGGGTCAGATCGgttggaggagagagggacTCAAATACAGAAGAAACGAGCTGTTTCTGGACGTGTTGGAGAGCGTCAACCTGCTCATGTCACCACAAG gtcAGGTGCTCAGTGCTCACGTCTCAGGTCGGGTGGTGATGAAGAGTTACCTGAGCGGGATGCCCGAGTGTAAATTTGGGATGAACGACAAGATCGTCATCGACAAGCAGGGTAAAGGAGGAAGCTCTGAGGACGCCAGcaagag TGGTAAACAGTCGATAGCGATTGATGACTGCACCTTCCATCAGTGTGTTCGTCTCAGCAAGTTCGACTCTGAACGCAGCATCAGCTTCATCCCTCCAGACGGAGATTACGAGCTcatgag GTATCGAACCACCAAAGACATCATCCTCCCCTTCAGAGTCATCCCTCTGGTCAGAGAAGTCGGTCGGACCAAACTGGAGGTCAAAGTCGTCATCAAGTCCAACTTCAAGTCCTCGCTGCTGGCGCAGAAGATCGAG GATCAAGCGCATGGCGGGGATGAAGGAGTCTCAGATCAGCGCAGAGATCGAGCTGCTGCCGACAAACGACAAGAAGAAGTGGGCACGACCTCCGATCTCCATGAACTTTGA